One Synechocystis sp. LKSZ1 genomic window, GTCATAGCCCTGGTATGGACTCAATTTGACCTGGATGTTTTGGCGGTTGCCCTAGTTACCCTCGGCTATATGGCCATTGGTTGGATCGATGATTGGCAAATTCTACGACAACAATCCAACAAGGGCCTGACCCCCCGTCAAAAACTTTATCTCCAGATTGGCATTGCGGTGCTCTTCTGTCTGTGGCTCTTTTGGCAACAAACGCCCCAACTCCTGCCCCGCATTACGGATGTGCAGTTGCCTGGTTTAATCCTTCCCCTAGGTTTTCTCTTCTGGTTATTGGCGGGTTTTACCTTGGTAGCGGAAAGCAATGCCACCAACCTGACCGATGGGGTAGATGGCCTAGCGGCGGGCACTTCGGCCCTGGCTTTTCTCGGTCTTGGGGCCTTGACGGTGATCGATGCGCCAGAGCTTGCGGTTTTTTGTGCCTGCCTGAGTGGCGGTTGTTTGGGTTTTGTCCTCCATAACCGCAATCCGGCCAAGGTGTTTATGGGGGATACCGGTTCTCTGGCCCTGGGGGGCGGCCTAGCGGCGGTGGCAGTACTGAGTGGCCATCTCTGGGGCCTACTCCTCCTCAGCGGTATTTTTCTGGCCGAGTCTCTATCGGTAATTGCCCAAGTGAGTTACTACAAGGCCACCAAAGGCCCGGACGGGAAGGGTAAGCGCTTGTTTAAAATGGCCCCGCTCCACCACCATCTAGAACTGAGTGGATGGGCGGAAACGCAAATTGTCGGCTTGTTCTATCTCGTCAATGCCTTTTTAGCGATCCTTGCGGTTATTACCTCCTAGAGACGTTTTTGGACAGAGAATTCGCTCTACGGACAGTCCAGGGCCTGGAATTGGTGAACGCTTAGAGCAGTTTTTCTAGACCATAGACAAGGCTCTTTAACTGGGTGACTTTGCGGATACCCAGCAAAACCCCCGGCATGTAGCAGGCTCGGTCGGTGGTGTCGTGGCGTAGGGTGTAAATTTGGCCCGGGGCCCCAAAGATAATCTCCTGGTGAGCGAGAAGACCGGGCAGACGCACACTGTGGATGGGAATATTTTCT contains:
- the mraY gene encoding phospho-N-acetylmuramoyl-pentapeptide-transferase, translated to MVEVKSPAESLLKKPTGTSLLILLTALLAGLAWGLPTLTDSSSEQSLALLLPLGFSALASGLLGYWIVPVLRRLKAGQVIQEDGPQSHLKKAGTPTMGGIFFVPVAVVIALVWTQFDLDVLAVALVTLGYMAIGWIDDWQILRQQSNKGLTPRQKLYLQIGIAVLFCLWLFWQQTPQLLPRITDVQLPGLILPLGFLFWLLAGFTLVAESNATNLTDGVDGLAAGTSALAFLGLGALTVIDAPELAVFCACLSGGCLGFVLHNRNPAKVFMGDTGSLALGGGLAAVAVLSGHLWGLLLLSGIFLAESLSVIAQVSYYKATKGPDGKGKRLFKMAPLHHHLELSGWAETQIVGLFYLVNAFLAILAVITS